AGCTGGGGGGCTGAGCCATGGCCGTCGAAACACAGGCCCGCAAGAAGCCCCTGTCCTTCTCGGTGCCCACCGTGGCCGCGGCGGGTGCGTTCCTGGGCATCTTCGTGGGGGCCTCGAACGGCTCGACCCTGGTCGGGATCGTGGCCGGGGCGCTGGTGATGGCCACGGTGGCCTTTGCCGCGATGCGCCTGGTCGCCGAAAGCAGCGAGCGGTCGGTGCGGTGGGGGCTGATCGCCGGATTCGCCATCCTGGGTTTTCTTCTGGGGGGATTTCCCGGCCTGGTCATGGGCGCGCTGGCGGGCTGGTTCTTCGGCTGGTTCACCTACTGGGTCGGGCTGGGGCGCTACCGCGTGCCGCTGCCGCCCTACCTGACCGCCGGTCAGGTGTTGTGGCATTACGGGTTCCGGGTGATCTGCGGGGCGATCTTCGTCTTTCTGATCACGCCGATCCTGGTGGTCATGCCGCTGAGCTTCAACGCGCAGGACTTCTTTACCTTCACCCCCGAGATGCTGCGTTTCGACCCCGAGGGCTACAGCCTCAAGCATTATCGCGATTTCCTGACCAACCCGGAATGGACCAGCGCGGTGCGCAATTCGCTGATGATCGCCCCCGTGGCGACGCTGATCTCGGTGTCGCTGGGCACGCTGGCGGCGATCGGCCTGTCGCAAAGTCACGTGCCCGGCAAGCAGGCGATCATGGCGATCCTGATCTCGCCGATGATCGTGCCGCTGATCATCTCGGCCACGGGGATGTATTTCTTCTATTCCAAGATCGGGCTTGTGGGCACCTATTGGGGCGTGGTGCTGGCCCATGCGGTGCTGGGCATCCCGTTCGTCATCATCACCGTGACCGCGACGCTGGTCGGCTTTGACCGGTCGCTGACGCGGGCGGCGGCGAATATGGGCGCCAACCCGGTGACGACCTTCTTCAAGGTACAGATGCCGCTGATCCTGCCCGGCGTGATCTCGGGCGGCCTGTTCGCCTTCATCACCTCGTTCGATGAAGTCGTGGTGGTGCTGTTCATCGGCTCGGCCGACCTGCAGACGCTGCCCTGGCAGATGTTCACCGGCCTGCGCGAACAGATTTCGCCGACGATCCTGGCGGCGGCGACGATCCTGGTGGCGATCTCGATCCTGCTGCTGACCGCGGTCGAGATGCTGCGGCGCCGGTCGGAACGGCTGCGGGGCATGTCGCCGGGCTGAGGCGCCACAATCACGGACGAGAAAAAAGGCGGCCCCCGGGGCCGCCTTTTTGGTTGTTGCGAAGCGGTTGGGCGGTCGGTTCGCCGACCGCGGGGCGCTCAGCTGCGCACCAGTTTCTCGTAGCTTTCGGCGATGTCGCGGGTGATGGCGCCGACCTCGAAATTGTAATCGCCGATCTTGCCCACCGGCGTCACCTCGGCGGCGGTGCCGGTCAGCCAGCATTGCTCGAAGCCTTCCAGTTCCTCGGGCATGATGTGGCGTTCGTTGACCTTGATCTGGCGGTCTTCCAGCATCCCGATCACGGTCTGCCGGGTCAGGCCGTTGAGGAAGCAGTCGGGTTTCGGCGTGTGCACTTCGCCATCCTTGACGAAGAAGATGTTGGCGCCGGTCGCTTCGGCGACATAGCCGCGATAGTCGAACATCATCGCGTCGGAACAGCCCTTGGCCTCGGCCTCGTGCTTGGACATGGTGCAGATCATGTAGAGCCCCGCCGCCTTGGCGTGGCTGGGCGCGGTTTCCGGCGACGGGCGCTTCCACTTGGCGATGTCCAGCTTGGCGCCCTTGAACTTGGCGTCGCCGTAATAGCTGCCC
This sequence is a window from Thalassococcus arenae. Protein-coding genes within it:
- a CDS encoding branched-chain amino acid aminotransferase codes for the protein MANGAYDDRDGKIWMDGQLVDWRAANVHVLTHAMHYASSVFEGERAYNGKIFLSRKHSERLHFSADQLDFEIPFTVDEIETAKQAVLEANGFTDAYVRAVAWRGAGEDMGVASKRNPVRLAIAAWEWGSYYGDAKFKGAKLDIAKWKRPSPETAPSHAKAAGLYMICTMSKHEAEAKGCSDAMMFDYRGYVAEATGANIFFVKDGEVHTPKPDCFLNGLTRQTVIGMLEDRQIKVNERHIMPEELEGFEQCWLTGTAAEVTPVGKIGDYNFEVGAITRDIAESYEKLVRS
- a CDS encoding ABC transporter permease, whose product is MAVETQARKKPLSFSVPTVAAAGAFLGIFVGASNGSTLVGIVAGALVMATVAFAAMRLVAESSERSVRWGLIAGFAILGFLLGGFPGLVMGALAGWFFGWFTYWVGLGRYRVPLPPYLTAGQVLWHYGFRVICGAIFVFLITPILVVMPLSFNAQDFFTFTPEMLRFDPEGYSLKHYRDFLTNPEWTSAVRNSLMIAPVATLISVSLGTLAAIGLSQSHVPGKQAIMAILISPMIVPLIISATGMYFFYSKIGLVGTYWGVVLAHAVLGIPFVIITVTATLVGFDRSLTRAAANMGANPVTTFFKVQMPLILPGVISGGLFAFITSFDEVVVVLFIGSADLQTLPWQMFTGLREQISPTILAAATILVAISILLLTAVEMLRRRSERLRGMSPG